Sequence from the Saccharopolyspora pogona genome:
TGCGGCGAATGCCGCTCTGTCAATGTCCAGGATCGGACTGCCCTCGCCGAGCTTCGTGTCCCGGATGCCGATGCGGCACGGTGCGAAGCCGATCTCGACGCAGTTCGCGTTCTGCTCACTGCGTGCGGACTTGCGCCAGTCTGTGAACTCCATGGCGACGATCCTTGCGCTACAGGGTTGTGCTGGACTCAGTAGCCTTCGGCTACTTCCAGCACCTTATCCCTGGATGCCGCCGGATCGAGCGCCGCGCCGATCAAGCGCGACCACAGGCGGTTGTACAGGTCCACGTCCTCGCGGTTGTCAAGGTATTTCCCGTCGTGGTGCTCCTCCAGGTACACGAACTCCAGCGGTCCGGAGTTCCCCGGAGCTTCGATGCGAAAAGCCATGAACGACTGGCCACGCACAGCAGGATGAATCCGCGCTCCGAACGGCAGGACTTGGAGCTGCACGTTGGAAAGGTCGGAGATCTTTGCTACGTGGTCGAGCTGCTCCCGCATGACATCTGGCGTCCCAACCATGTTGAGAAGGGCAGACTCGGACAGCACGAAACCGATGTCGGGCGGGTCCGGCTTGGTGAAGATCTCTTGACGTTCTGCTCGCGCCTGAAACACGTCGTCCATGTTCTCGACGACCTGCGGCACCGCTTCGGCATGCATCGCTTGCAGGTACCTGGACGTCTGCAGCAGCCCCGGCAGGAACTCGCACTGGTAATGGTTGATCACCGAGGCGTCGGCTTCGAGGTCGACCATCATGCGGGCGTACTTGTGGTAGATCGCTCGGTAGCCCGTCCAGCGACCTCGTTGTTCGCTGCCCTTCGCCAGGGCCAGGTAGAAGCTGCGGTCAACACGGACGCGGACCTTGCTGGCGTAGAACTCGACGAGCTGTTCCAGGACTTGGCGTTTCAGGCCGGTTTGGCCCGACTCCAGGCGGCTAATCGTGCTTTCCGCTTTGCCGATCGCACGACCAGCCTCGCCCAGGTCGCAGCCAGCGTCTTCGCGTAGGTGGCGCAGCTCGTGCCCGAGCTGGAGTCGACGCACTGTTGGTGTCGGCATGTTCGTCAGCCTTCCACGCCCCGCGCGATCAGCGGCGAGATCTCACCCGATCATGTTACTGCCCAGAACGCAATTGCGTTGCTACCTTGGAGACGTACCGAACGGAATTGCATCGAGACCCGAAGGGCAGCAGTAAGGGTCAGATTCTTAGCATCACCAGTGTTGATTTCACTGGGTGCCAAGAAATCCGAATATCTTGCAAGTTGCGTTTTGTAGTCTCGTCGGCACCGGCAAGCGCCCCCAGGCGAGCCGATGCCCCGTCGGTGCTGCGGTGACTGGTGGGCGCGGCTGCCCCCGACCCCTCACGTCCGCCAGGCACCGCTCCTACAACTTCCCTCAGCAGAACGGACTTTTCGATGAAGACCTCCTCTGCACCGGTCTCCCGAGGACCTGCGGCCACCTCTCCCCCGGCCGTGCCGCAGCCTCGGGCGGGAGAGAGCTCGGCCGCAATTCCCCCGACCCCATCTGGCGGCCACCCCTCTGCCAACCTCCCCGCACGAAGCCGAATCCAGCCTGGCTCCGTCGTGCAAGCCCGCATCGACGGCGAGGAACGCCAGGGCCGCGTACTACCGCACGACACATCGACCATCGGCCGGTTGCCGCTGATACCAGTCCAGTTCGGCGAGTTCTGCTGCATTCTGCTGCCCAGCGACTTGTCGATCACGGACAGTCCCAGGACAGCGGGCTGAGGACGTCGCCCCGACGCGACGCAGCCCCCTCCCCCTGCGGCGCGCGGCGACATCCGGATTGCGGACCCGACCGCACCTGCGATCCGGACGCGGGGCCGGGAGCAACGTGGCAGCTCCCGGCCCCGCACGAAAGAAACACCAGCCGCTCGGCGAAAGCGCGGTCAGCGCTTGCGGGCCACCCCGCCGAGAAAGTGGATCTCCGCCGGCTTCCGCATATCCCCGAGCTCGAAGTGCGTGTGCTCGTTGTCGACCAGCAGCGCCCGGCCGTGCGCGACGACCGACGCGTCGATGTCGAAGTAGACCACTCGCGCCTCGGGGTTGATGCGCTGCGCCTCCTGGTGGGTGTTCTCCGCGCTCGGCAGGCCCGAGCCCAGGTCGAGGAACTGGTCGATGCCGGCCTGCCCCGCGAGGTGGCGGACCACGCGGATCAGCCAGTCCCGGCACTGCCGCCCGGCCTGCACCCCGTCCGGGGCGATCTTCTGGACCTCGCGCAGCACCTCGCGGTCCACCTCGAAAATTGTCCTTGCCGCCAATGAAAGCGTCGTACACCCGCGCATGCTCGGTTTGGAGGTATCGATCTTCGCCCTGTCAACAGCTGCCATGGTCGAATCCGCTCGGTCCCGGATGCGTTGATCACGACAGCGTGAACCCGTTCGGACAGTCTCTACGGCCTTTCGGGAAAAATCCTGCTCCCGGTCTGCCGGGGTACGACCTGGCGACAAAGAGCCGTTCTATTCACAGTCCCTCACTCGGCAAGGGCGGGCAGGCGACCCCTCCGGACGGGGCAGCGGCCGGTCAGCCGTCGTGGTGGGGACGCCGGTCGATGGGGTCTGCGTGCGTGCTGCGGGAGACAGGATCGAAGAGGGCGGCGTGACGCAGATGTTCGGCGAGTGCGGCGACGGCCGTCGAGGCGGCGTGGTCCTTGACGCCCCAGGCCAGCAAATGGTGGCGGCGAGCCCAGGGGTCTTGCAGTTCACACACCTCGAGTGGCTGGTGGGGATCGAGGACGGGACGCGGTACGACGGCGAGTCCGACTCCGGCGGCAGCGAGGGCGACGAGGACGTTGAGATTGGCGACGGTGGTGCGGTAACGCACCACCGGAGCGTGTGACACGAGGTGCTTCTCGATCCAACGGCGCAGCGAGGAATCGGCGTTGAGCCCGACGAGAGGGTGCTCGGCGACCTCGCTGTAGGTCAGCGCGCTCCGCCCGGCGAGGATTCCTCCGGCCTGGCCGATCACGACGAGGGAGTCGTCGCCGAGGGGCTCCATGTGCAGGCCGCAGTCGCGGGTCTCGTCGTCGAGGACCACCCCGAGGTCCGCCTCGCCGTCGGCGAGCATCCGCACGGTCTGGGGGGTGCGGCTCTCGGACACCGTGACGTCGACGTCCGGATGTGCTCGGAGGAAGGAGACCAGGGCCCTCGGCACGAGCCGGTGCATCGCGGAGCCGCCGCCCAGCAGGGTCAGCGGAGCGGTGGCGGACCGGGTATAGCTCGCGACGGCGCTTTCGAGTCGCGCGGTCTGGGCGAGCACGTCCCGTGCGTGGCGGGCCAGGGTCGTCCCGGCTGGTGTCGGCCGCACGCCCCGCCGGCCGCGGATCAGCAGTGCCACGCCGGCCTGGCCTTCCAGCGAGCGCACCCTGGTGCTGGCCGAAGGCAGGCTCAGGTGCATCCGGCGAGCACCCGCCGTGATCGACCCCTCGGTCACGACGTGGAGAAAGAGCCGCAGGTCGTCCAGGTCGTAGCGCATCGCCTCAGCCTAAGGCCCAGCCGTAGGCTGGGTACGTCGATTACGCATTGTGGACCCGCTGGTCACGGGACGATGCTCGGGCTGTGATCGAGACATTGCTCGTTTTGCTGACCGGTATCGCTGCCGGGGCGCTGAACGCCATCGGTGGTGGGGGTACGTTCGTCGCGCTGCCCGCTCTCGTCGCGTTCGGCCTGCCACCGGTGACCGCGAACGCGTTATCGCGGGTCGCCCTCGTGCCCGGGGCCGTGGCCAGCGCGTGGGTCTACCGACGCGAGCTCACCCCGGTCGGGGAGACGTCCACGAAGGCGCTGACGGCGATCAGCATGGTCGGCGGCGGGATCGGTGCCGGCCTGCTGCTGGCGCTGCCGGCATCGTCGTTCAACGCCGCGGCGCCCTGGCTGCTCGCCGCCGCCACGCTGATCCTCGCTTTCGGGCGCCGCCTCTCCCAGGCGTTGCGCAACGCACTGGGCCGCTCGGTCAGCATGAGTCCCCGAGCCGTCTTGATCGGTCAGTTCTTCCTCGCCATATACGGCGGATACTTCGGCGGTGCCGTAGGTATCACGATGATGGCGCTGTGGAGCATCGGG
This genomic interval carries:
- a CDS encoding DUF397 domain-containing protein, with the translated sequence MEFTDWRKSARSEQNANCVEIGFAPCRIGIRDTKLGEGSPILDIDRAAFAAFVRRVQDGAFDS
- a CDS encoding SAM-dependent methyltransferase, producing MAAVDRAKIDTSKPSMRGCTTLSLAARTIFEVDREVLREVQKIAPDGVQAGRQCRDWLIRVVRHLAGQAGIDQFLDLGSGLPSAENTHQEAQRINPEARVVYFDIDASVVAHGRALLVDNEHTHFELGDMRKPAEIHFLGGVARKR
- a CDS encoding LysR family transcriptional regulator, with the protein product MRYDLDDLRLFLHVVTEGSITAGARRMHLSLPSASTRVRSLEGQAGVALLIRGRRGVRPTPAGTTLARHARDVLAQTARLESAVASYTRSATAPLTLLGGGSAMHRLVPRALVSFLRAHPDVDVTVSESRTPQTVRMLADGEADLGVVLDDETRDCGLHMEPLGDDSLVVIGQAGGILAGRSALTYSEVAEHPLVGLNADSSLRRWIEKHLVSHAPVVRYRTTVANLNVLVALAAAGVGLAVVPRPVLDPHQPLEVCELQDPWARRHHLLAWGVKDHAASTAVAALAEHLRHAALFDPVSRSTHADPIDRRPHHDG
- a CDS encoding helix-turn-helix domain-containing protein; translated protein: MPTPTVRRLQLGHELRHLREDAGCDLGEAGRAIGKAESTISRLESGQTGLKRQVLEQLVEFYASKVRVRVDRSFYLALAKGSEQRGRWTGYRAIYHKYARMMVDLEADASVINHYQCEFLPGLLQTSRYLQAMHAEAVPQVVENMDDVFQARAERQEIFTKPDPPDIGFVLSESALLNMVGTPDVMREQLDHVAKISDLSNVQLQVLPFGARIHPAVRGQSFMAFRIEAPGNSGPLEFVYLEEHHDGKYLDNREDVDLYNRLWSRLIGAALDPAASRDKVLEVAEGY
- a CDS encoding sulfite exporter TauE/SafE family protein; amino-acid sequence: MIETLLVLLTGIAAGALNAIGGGGTFVALPALVAFGLPPVTANALSRVALVPGAVASAWVYRRELTPVGETSTKALTAISMVGGGIGAGLLLALPASSFNAAAPWLLAAATLILAFGRRLSQALRNALGRSVSMSPRAVLIGQFFLAIYGGYFGGAVGITMMALWSIGLGLDAAASNPMRVMQLAAVFLSAAVLFLFASDVLSAPLVLAAMLVGAVAGGWAGAHLARRLPSSLLRGSILAIAVTMTVMYFLRG